ATCCAAAGCGGCACTGGGAGCGCCCGGAAACCGAAGACATCGCGACAGCGGAGCAGTTCGCCGCCTTCATCGCGGATGACCGGCTGCAACGGCTGTTCGCCTACTGGCAGGGCAAGCGCAACGGGCGTCCGATGCCGGCGCGATCCGACATCGACCCGACGGAGATTCCCTGGGCGCTGCCACAGATATTCCTGGTCGATTACACACCCGAGAGTGGGTTTCGCTACCGGCTCTCTGGCACCGAACTGTCCTCGATCTACGGGCACAGCAACCTGAAGGGCATGACCCTGGAAGATATCCTCGGGCCGGAGGGAGCGGCAGTCGTCACCGGCCGCTGGCTGCCGCTGGTGGAGCAGAAGCAGGTGCTGTGCATGAAGGGCGTGGTCTATCTGCCGACCGACCGCACCGCCATTGGCGAACGGCTGATGCTGCCGCTGGCGGATGTGGCCGATGGGCCGGTGACCGGGCTGCTGGGCATGACAATCTGCGAATGGCACAAGGGAGAGGTGGCGGAGGAGCTTAAGCTATCCCGCGTGAAGACTCTCTCTGTTAGCATGATTCCCTGATCTTCTTTCGCCAACCGAACGGACCCCGATCATGGAACTCTGGCAGCTTGACGCGACCGATCTCGCGCGTCTCATCCGCACCGGCCGCGCTTCCGCCCGCGAGGCCACGCAATCGGTTCTGAAACGGCTGCACGCGGTCAATCCGGCGATCAATGCGGTGGTCCGGGTGCTGGAGGAAGAGGCCCTGGCCGCCGCCGATGCCGCCGATGCGAAACAGGCGCGCGGCGAGGCGCTGGGCCCGCTGCACGGCGTGCCGGTCACCACCAAGGTGAATGTCGATCAGGCCGGACTGCCGACCGACAATGGCGTGGTGCCCTTGAAGGATTTCATCGCCGAGCATGACAGCCCGGTGGTCGCCAATCTGAAGCGTGCCGGCGCCATCATCGTCGGGCGCACCAACGCACCGGCCTTCTCCATGCGGATCTTCACCGACAACGCGCTGCATGGGCGCACGCTGAACCCGCTCGACCCCGCGGTGACGCCGGGCGGCTCCAGCGGCGGTGCGGGGGCGGCGACGGCGACCGGCATTGGCGCCATCGCGCATGGCAATGATATCGGCGGGTCGGTGCGGATTCCCGCCACCTGCAACGGCGTGGTGGGATTGCGCGTCGGCTATGGCAGGATTCCCGCCTTCAACCTCAGCGCACCCGGTGGCCGTCCGCCCGGTGCCGTCATCATGGCGGTGCAGGGGCCGCACACCCGCACCGTGCGCGATGCCAGGCTGGCGCTGGCGGTGATGGCCGAGGGCGACCGCCGCGACTGGCGCTGGAACGATGTGCCGATGCGCGGGCCGGACCCGGCGCGGCCGATCCGGGTCGCCATCGTGCCGGAGGTGCCGGGCGGCACCAGCCATCCCGCCCAGGTCGAGGCGGTGCGCCAGGCCGGCCGGCATCTGGCCGCCGCCGGCTATGCGGTGGAGGAGGTGCTGCCGCCGGACATCGCGCGCGCCATTGAGCTGTGGCACATCATCTGCGTGACCGATGTGTTTGGTAGCCTGTGGCCGGCGATGCAGAAGATGGGCGATCCCGACGGCATCGCCGCCATGGAAGCCTGGCTGTCGCTGCACAAGCCGGCCGACCTCGAAACCTATATCGCGGCGATGACCGAGCGCGAGGCGCTGGCGCTGCGCTG
This portion of the Oceanibaculum nanhaiense genome encodes:
- a CDS encoding PAS domain-containing protein, with product MSDRSSDNPKRHWERPETEDIATAEQFAAFIADDRLQRLFAYWQGKRNGRPMPARSDIDPTEIPWALPQIFLVDYTPESGFRYRLSGTELSSIYGHSNLKGMTLEDILGPEGAAVVTGRWLPLVEQKQVLCMKGVVYLPTDRTAIGERLMLPLADVADGPVTGLLGMTICEWHKGEVAEELKLSRVKTLSVSMIP
- a CDS encoding amidase, translating into MELWQLDATDLARLIRTGRASAREATQSVLKRLHAVNPAINAVVRVLEEEALAAADAADAKQARGEALGPLHGVPVTTKVNVDQAGLPTDNGVVPLKDFIAEHDSPVVANLKRAGAIIVGRTNAPAFSMRIFTDNALHGRTLNPLDPAVTPGGSSGGAGAATATGIGAIAHGNDIGGSVRIPATCNGVVGLRVGYGRIPAFNLSAPGGRPPGAVIMAVQGPHTRTVRDARLALAVMAEGDRRDWRWNDVPMRGPDPARPIRVAIVPEVPGGTSHPAQVEAVRQAGRHLAAAGYAVEEVLPPDIARAIELWHIICVTDVFGSLWPAMQKMGDPDGIAAMEAWLSLHKPADLETYIAAMTEREALALRWMQFFEAYPLVIMPVLCGLPPKQGADVTKDGQAEVLDNMRAALIAPLLGIPGLAVPVGKHGGLRTGVQIMAMRNREDICLDAGEVIEAAEGIVTPVDPRG